Proteins from a genomic interval of Colias croceus chromosome 2, ilColCroc2.1:
- the LOC123698852 gene encoding tubulin beta-4B chain: MREIVHIQAGQCGNQIGAKFWEVISDEHGIDPTGAYQGDSDLQLERINVYYNEASGGKYVPRAVLVDLEPGTMDSVRSGPFGQIFRPDNFVFGQSGAGNNWAKGHYTEGAELVDSVLDVVRKEAEGCDCLQGFQLTHSLGGGTGSGMGTLLISKIREEYPDRIMNTFSVVPSPKVSDTVVEPYNATLSVHQLVENTDETYCIDNEALYDICFRTLKLTTPTYGDLNHLVSATMSGVTTCLRFPGQLNADLRKLAVNMVPFPRLHFFMPGFAPLTSRGSQQYRALTVPELTQQMFDAKNMMAACDPRHGRYLTVAAVFRGRMSMKEVDEQMLNIQNKNSSYFVEWIPNNVKTAVCDIPPRGLKMSATFIGNTTAIQELFKRISEQFTAMFRRKAFLHWYTGEGMDEMEFTEAESNMNDLVSEYQQYQDATADDEGEFDEEVEE; the protein is encoded by the exons ATGAGGGAAATCGTCCACATCCAAGCCGGGCAATGTGGAAATCAGATTGGAGCCAAG TTCTGGGAGGTGATTTCCGATGAACATGGTATCGACCCGACTGGTGCTTACCAAGGCGATTCCGATCTGCAGTTGGAACGCATCAACGTCTACTACAATGAGGCTTCTGGTGGCAAGTATGTGCCGCGCGCCGTTCTTGTAGACCTTGAGCCCGGTACCATGGACTCTGTTCGCTCTGGACCGTTTGGGCAAATATTCCGCCCGGATAACTTCGTATTTGGACAGTCTGGCGCTGGTAATAACTGGGCCAAAGGTCATTACACAGAAGGAGCGGAATTAGTTGATTCTGTCCTTGATGTAGTTCGGAAAGAGGCAGAAGGCTGTGATTGCCTACAAGGCTTCCAGCTAACACATTCGTTGGGTGGCGGCACTGGCTCGGGAATGGGCACGCTATTGATATCAAAGATCAGGGAAGAGTATCCCGATAGAATTATGAACACCTTTTCAGTCGTACCTAGCCCAAAAGTATCAGATACGGTTGTAGAGCCGTACAATGCGACGCTCTCTGTACATCAATTAGTAGAGAATACCGACGAAACATATTGCATAGACAATGAGGCCTTGTACGATATATGCTTCCGTACCTTGAAGCTTACAACCCCTACATATGGAGATTTGAACCATTTAGTATCGGCTACGATGTCGGGCGTAACAACCTGTTTAAGATTCCCTGGTCAATTGAATGCAGATTTGAGAAAGCTAGCGGTTAATATGGTGCCATTCCCGAGGTTACACTTCTTTATGCCAGGTTTTGCCCCGCTTACGTCGCGCGGAAGTCAGCAATACAGAGCGCTGACGGTACCAGAACTGACGCAACAAATGTTTGATGCCAAAAACATGATGGCTGCTTGTGACCCGCGACATGGGCGCTATCTTACCGTCGCTGCCGTGTTCCGCGGACGGATGTCCATGAAGGAAGTGGACGAACAGATGCTTAATATTCAGAATAAAAACAGCAGCTACTTCGTCGAATGGATCCCGAATAACGTCAAAACTGCTGTGTGCGATATTCCACCACGAGGCCTCAAGATGTCTGCTACGTTTATTGGTAACACTACAGCTATTCAAGAGCTGTTTAAGAGAATTTCTGAGCAATTTACGGCGATGTTTAGGCGAAAGGCTTTCCTGCATTGGTATACCGGTGAAGGTATGGATGAAATGGAATTCACGGAGGCTGAAAGCAACATGAATGATTTGGTTTCTGAATACCAGCAATATCAAGATGCTACAGCAGACGACGAAGGGGAGTTTGACGAAGAAGTGGAAGAATAA
- the LOC123702602 gene encoding tubulin beta chain-like: MREIVHIQVGRCGNQIGSKFWEVISDEHGIDPNGCYSGDSDLQLERINVYYNEGAGSKYVPRAVLVDLEPGTMDSLRAGPYGQIFRPDNIVYGMTGAGNNWAKGHFTEGADLLESILDVVRKEAEGCDCLQGFQVVHSIGGGTGSGLGTLLLSNLKEEYPDRIIVTFSVVPSPKVSDTVVEPYNATLSLNQLIENSDQSFCIDNEALYDICFRTLRLHTPTYGDLNHLVSATMSGVTTCLRFPGQLNADLRKLAVNMVPFPRLHFFMPGFAPLTSRGIQKYRALTVPELTQQMFDAKNMMAACDPRHGRYLTVAAVFRGRMSMKEVDEQMCNIQNKNKDYFVEWIPNNVKTAVCDIPPRGLKMSATFIGNTTAIQELFKRVAEQFASMFRRKAFLHWYTGEGMDESDFTEADNNLSDLISEYQQYQDATIDDQEFEEETAPNDDSDE; encoded by the exons atgcggGAAATTGTACATATTCAAGTTGGAAGATGCGGAAACCAAATTGGTTCAaag TTCTGGGAAGTAATATCAGATGAACATGGTATAGATCCCAATGGCTGTTACTCCGGAGATTCGGATCTTCAACTAGAAAGAATCAACGTCTACTACAATGAAGGTGCTGGCAGTAAATACGTTCCAAGAGCCGTTTTAGTCGACCTCGAACCTGGTACTATGGATTCCTTACGAGCTGGCCCTTATGGACAAATATTCCGACCTGATAACATAGTTTATGGCATGACAGGAGCAGGCAATAATTGGGCCAAAGGACACTTTACAGAAGGCGCAGATTTGCTTGAATCAATTCTTGATGTTGTAAGAAAAGAAGCTGAAGGTTGCGATTGTTTACAAGGCTTCCAAGTAGTTCACTCTATTGGAGGTGGTACCGGGTCCGGATTGGGGACTTTATTGCTGTCCAATTTAAAAGAAGAATATCCCGATAGAATTATAGTTACGTTTTCCGTTGTTCCGAGTCCCAAAGTATCAGATACTGTTGTGGAACCTTACAACGCTACTCTGTCATTAAATCAATTGATAGAAAATTCTGATCAGTCATTTTGTATAGACAATGAAGCGTTATACGATATATGTTTCAGAACACTACGATTACATACTCCCACGTATGGGGATTTGAATCATTTAGTTTCAGCTACCATGTCTGGTGTGACCACGTGTTTACGATTTCCTGGGCAATTAAACGCTGATCTGCGGAAGTTAGCAGTAAATATGGTACCATTCCCGAGACTACACTTCTTCATGCCTGGCTTTGCTCCTCTCACGTCGCGTGGTATTCAAAAGTATCGTGCCTTAACCGTTCCAGAGCTTACGCAACAAATGTTTGATGCTAAAAACATGATGGCTGCGTGTGACCCACGACACGGTCGCTACCTCACAGTGGCTGCAGTTTTCAGAGGAAGAATGTCTATGAAAGAAGTCGACGAGCAAATGtgtaatatacaaaataaaaacaaagattATTTCGTCGAATGGATACCGAATAACGTGAAGACGGCTGTGTGTGATATTCCACCACGAGGGCTTAAAATGTCAGCTACTTTTATAGGTAATACGACGGCTATTCAAGAGTTGTTTAAAAGAGTTGCTGAGCAGTTTGCGTCGATGTTTAGAAGGAAGGCGTTCCTTCATTGGTATACTGGAGAAGGTATGGATGAGAGCGACTTCACTGAGGCTGATAATAACCTCAGTGATTTGATATCGGAGTATCAACAGTATCAAGATGCGACCATTGATGACCAGGAATTTGAAGAAGAGACTGCACCAAATGATGATAGTGACGaatag
- the LOC123701139 gene encoding alpha-1,2-mannosyltransferase ALG9: protein MPLTARQRSIHNKNGAKRSASMSKGKRTRKSSEGEYLVSSAPTDLRSISYPGGAVALALLLTARLISAYWGHIADCDETYNYWEPLHYLVYGSGLQTWEYSPVYAIRSYMPLWLFAVPAKVLAIFMAPVTVFYAIRVVLSALTACAELMFYKAVCHEFGVHVGRVWLCLTLPAAGNFASSAAMLPSAWSSALVSAALASWWRRRYAAAVMFTAVTSLLSWPFTALLGLPIAIDMLILKKQFKEFFKWSIIALLVILLPTIAVDSWHYGRLVIAPWNIVAYNIFTEHGPDLYGVEPWTYYFVNGFLNFNAVWVLALCCPLLLASCLVLVRSTARAPFCSPYWLSLMPLALWLAVFMAQPHKEERFLYPVYSMIVLAGAISLDCVQKMTFAVGSELLRVYRSRRHYLAHTTPLVVAVVLVVGAASISRIAALYHNYHGPMAILRHLPPTDTTTYVCFGKEWYRSPSSFHLSPNYHIRFVASEFGGQLPAPYSEASNATRLIHPYFNDLNKGNNSTYLQPSQCNYLVDSDIGQATELQPFYHTDTKNWEISSSVHILDASKSNKVFRAFYVPGLSYKYVVYANLYLLKNINI from the exons ATGCCGTTAACAGCAAGACAAAgaagtatacataataaaaatggcGCCAAAAGATCAGCTAGTATGAGTAAAGGCAAACGAACGAGAAAATCAAGCGAAGG AGAGTATCTAGTATCAAGTGCGCCGACCGATTTACGTAGCATATCATACCCTGGTGGTGCTGTCGCGCTGGCCCTGTTGCTAACAGCTAGACTCATATCTGCGTATTGGGGACATATAGCAGATTGTGAtgaaacatataattattggGAGCCGTTGCATTATTTAG TATACGGCAGCGGCCTACAAACATGGGAGTACAGTCCAGTGTACGCTATCCGGTCGTACATGCCACTATGGCTGTTTGCAGTGCCTGCGAAGGTGCTGGCCATCTTCATGGCGCCTGTCACTGTGTTTTATGCAATTAGAGTAGTGCTGTCTGCGTTAACGGCGTGTGCTGAGCTTATGTTTTATAA AGCCGTTTGCCACGAGTTTGGCGTTCATGTGGGCAGAGTATGGCTCTGTCTTACCCTGCCCGCGGCCGGTAACTTTGCGTCCTCCGCAGCAATGCTGCCCTCCGCTTGGAGTTCAGCTCTCGTGAGCGCTGCGTTGGCGAGCTGGTGGCGAAGACGGTACGCGGCTGCTGTTATGTTCACTGCGGTCACGAGTTTGTTGA GCTGGCCATTCACCGCACTCCTGGGTCTTCCAATCGCAATTGACATGCTCATTCTAAAGAAACAATTCAAAGAGTTCTTCAAATGGTCTATCATTGCTTTACTCGTGATCCTACTACCAACGATAGCAGTGGATTCATGGCATTATGGTCGGTTGGTGATTGCTCCATGGAATATAGTGGcgtataatatattcactGAGCATGGCCCTGATTTGTATGGTGTAGAACCCTGGACGTATTATTTCGTGAACGGATTCCTGAATTTTAATGCTGTTTGG GTGCTGGCGCTATGCTGCCCACTGCTGCTCGCCTCGTGCCTCGTGCTGGTCCGCTCCACAGCCCGGGCGCCGTTCTGCTCGCCGTACTGGCTCAGCCTGATGCCGCTCGCGCTGTGGCTCGCCGTGTTCATGGCGCAGCCGCACAAGGAGGAGAG GTTCCTGTACCCGGTATACAGTATGATAGTGCTAGCGGGCGCCATATCACTGGACTGCGTGCAGAAGATGACGTTCGCGGTGGGCTCGGAGCTGCTGCGCGTGTACCGGTCGCGGCGGCACTACCTCGCGCACACCACGCCGCTCGTGGTGGCCGTGGTGCTGGTGGTGGGGGCTGCCA GTATATCGCGTATAGCGGCCCTTTACCACAACTACCACGGGCCCATGGCCATCCTGCGCCATCTACCACCAACGGACACCACTACGTACGTGTGCTTTGGCAAAGAGTGGTACAGATCACCATCGAGCTTCCATCTATCACCAAACTATCATATACGGTTCGTGGCCAGCGAGTTTGGTGGACAATTGCCAGCACCATACAGTGAAGCTAGTAATG CCACTCGCCTCATCCATCCATATTTCAACGACCTTAACAAGGGAAATAATTCGACCTACCTCCAACCATCTCAATGTAACTACCTCGTCGATTCAGACATTGGACAAGCCACAGAGCTACAACCGTTTTATCATACAGACACGAAAAATTGGGAGATATCTTCCTCAGTTCATATATTGGACGCGTCTAAATCTAATAAGGTCTTCAGAGCTTTTTATGTGCCCGGTCTTTCTTATAAGTATGTAGTGTATGCGAATTTATATCTATTgaagaatattaatatttaa
- the LOC123701153 gene encoding pre-rRNA-processing protein TSR2 homolog, giving the protein MLYDDFKPIVDLVLNNWTALQLAVEHGMGAPGGEKTAQLMSVYVARFCVENIVDADELTEVLEDLMDEEFETVCHDNSPREVATLLLTFLTLLKDGHHEELRNRIEALPKCQKWLSTPIHESVPPQCHGNPDDDTTSSSGEDEPENATNNGTGSQQQNSEPEPMEEDVDPGWTVVRTRRKK; this is encoded by the exons atgttgtatgatGACTTTAAGCCGATCGTGGATCTCGTTCTCAACAATTGGACGGCATTACAGTTAGCCGTAGAACATGGAATGGGTGCGCCTGGCGGGgaaaag ACAGCACAACTCATGTCAGTATATGTAGCGAGATTTTGTGTGGAAAATATTGTGGATGCAGATGAATTAACTGAAGTACTAGAGGATTTGATGGATGAAGAATTTGAAACTGTATGCCATGATAACTCTCCAAGAG AGGTTGCAACATTACTGCTAACTTTCCTCACTTTATTGAAGGATGGTCACCATGAAGAACTAAGAAACAGAATTGAAGCCTTGCCAAAATGTCAGAAATGGTTGAGCACGCCTATTCATGAATCTGTACCACCACAG tgccATGGCAACCCTGACGATGATACAACCAGCAGTAGTGGTGAGGATGAGCCAGAAAATGCAACAAATAATGGAACTGGATCTCAACAACAAAACTCAGAGCCTGAACCTATGGAAGAAGATGTCGACCCAGGATGGACTGTTGTTCGAACGAGAAggaaaaaatga